A stretch of Ectothiorhodospiraceae bacterium BW-2 DNA encodes these proteins:
- a CDS encoding ATP-binding protein: MEKFFNTAGPQIAADHYTLDPMQRVHWAEIHHLIDQKRYFLLHAPRQTGKTTTLLAMVERLNAEGRYSALYVNIEMAQTARNQITIGNYTVANAIARSARLTLHDSSLLDWLEAQPHHGESHHGLVFNLLERWSLHHPKPIVLLLDEVDALIGDTLVSLLRQLRTGYTQRPLAFPHSVLLCGVRDLKDYRIHQSSGDIITGGSAFNIKAKSLTMGNFNEIECRQLYQQHTEATGQPFEEGIFAELWLDTAGQPWLVNALGHELTWEEVGLRDRRQPITLRHYQAARERLIQSRATHLDQLAHKLQEERVRRVIAPLLAGVDELEQPVPLDDRQYCEDLGLVVSRPSLRISNRIYREVIPRELTWITQTTIANQEQVWYLHPDRRLNMVKLLKAFQHFFRENAEGWIERFDYKEAGPQLLMQAFLQRIINGGGRIQREYALGRKRTDLTIEWSLDEAQGFFGPVQRIVVELKLQRGDLEELIAKGITQTLDYADGCGAEESHLLIFNRDPKVSWEEKLWYCPARENQPHLWGC, translated from the coding sequence GTGGAGAAGTTTTTTAACACCGCAGGGCCGCAGATTGCCGCCGATCACTATACGCTCGACCCGATGCAGCGCGTTCATTGGGCAGAGATTCACCATCTGATTGACCAAAAACGCTACTTTCTGCTCCACGCCCCCCGCCAGACGGGGAAAACCACCACCCTGCTGGCGATGGTCGAGCGGCTCAATGCGGAAGGGCGTTATAGTGCCCTCTATGTCAACATTGAAATGGCGCAGACGGCGCGGAATCAGATCACGATTGGTAACTATACGGTTGCCAATGCCATTGCCCGATCAGCACGTCTCACATTGCACGATAGCTCACTGCTCGATTGGCTGGAGGCGCAGCCCCACCATGGGGAGAGTCACCACGGGCTGGTCTTTAATCTGCTAGAGCGGTGGAGCCTGCACCACCCTAAGCCGATAGTCCTGCTATTAGATGAGGTCGATGCCCTCATTGGCGATACACTGGTCTCCCTGCTGCGGCAACTGCGCACCGGCTACACCCAGCGCCCCCTTGCCTTTCCCCACTCGGTGCTGCTCTGTGGGGTGCGCGACTTAAAAGATTACCGCATCCACCAGAGCAGCGGCGACATCATCACCGGCGGCAGCGCCTTTAACATTAAGGCTAAGTCGCTCACGATGGGCAATTTCAACGAAATCGAATGCCGCCAACTCTATCAGCAGCACACCGAAGCGACCGGCCAGCCCTTTGAAGAGGGCATTTTTGCCGAGTTGTGGCTCGACACCGCCGGACAGCCGTGGCTTGTCAATGCCCTTGGCCACGAACTGACTTGGGAAGAGGTGGGACTCCGCGACCGCCGCCAACCCATCACCCTACGCCACTATCAGGCCGCCCGTGAGCGGCTGATTCAATCCCGCGCCACCCACCTCGACCAGTTAGCGCACAAGCTGCAAGAGGAGCGGGTGCGGCGAGTGATTGCCCCCTTACTGGCAGGGGTGGATGAGTTAGAGCAGCCGGTTCCACTGGATGACCGCCAATATTGCGAAGATTTGGGTTTAGTGGTGTCGCGCCCCTCGCTGCGCATTAGCAATCGCATCTATCGCGAAGTGATTCCGCGTGAGCTGACATGGATCACCCAGACCACCATCGCCAATCAGGAGCAGGTGTGGTACCTCCACCCCGACCGGCGACTGAATATGGTCAAACTCCTCAAAGCCTTCCAACACTTCTTCCGTGAGAACGCCGAGGGCTGGATTGAGCGCTTTGACTACAAAGAGGCGGGGCCGCAACTGCTGATGCAGGCCTTTTTGCAGCGGATTATTAACGGCGGCGGGCGGATTCAGCGCGAATATGCCTTAGGCCGTAAGCGCACCGACCTCACTATCGAGTGGTCGCTGGATGAGGCGCAGGGCTTCTTTGGGCCGGTGCAGCGGATAGTGGTCGAGCTAAAACTGCAACGGGGTGATTTAGAAGAGCTCATTGCCAAAGGTATCACCCAGACCCTCGACTATGCCGACGGCTGTGGTGCCGAGGAGTCGCATCTGCTTATCTTCAACCGCGACCCGAAAGTGAGCTGGGAGGAGAAGCTCTGGTACTGCCCCGCACGGGAGAACCAGCCCCATTTATGGGGGTGTTAA
- a CDS encoding ATP-binding protein, whose translation MEKFFNTAGPQIAADHYTLDPMQRVHWAEIHHLIDQKRYFLLHAPRQTGKTTTLLAIVEQLNAEGRYTTLYVNIEAAQTARNQVAIGHYTIAHAIARTVRLTLRDDSLLHWLEAQTHHEENHGLILNLLEQWSLHHPKPIVLLLDEVDALIGDTLVSLLRQLRTGYTQRPHAFPHSVLLCGVRDLKDYRIHQSSGDIITGGSAFNIKAKSLTMGNFNEVECRQLYQQHTEATGQPFEEGIFAELWLDTAGQPWLVNALGHELTWEEVALRDRSQTITLQHYQAACERLIQSRATHLDQLSDKLCEPRVHGVIAPIVAGEGDSIQQAADDLQYCEDLGLIRRHPMVHISNRIYQEVIPRELSIVMQQNITHQQQQWYLTAERRLDMVKLLKAFQHFFRENAESWIERFDYKEAGPQLLMQAFLQRIINGGGRIQREYALGRKRTDLTIEWSLDEAQGFFGPVQRIVVELKLQRGDLEELIAKGITQTLDYADGCGAEESHLLIFNRDPKVSWEEKLWYCPARENQPHLWGC comes from the coding sequence GTGGAGAAGTTTTTTAACACCGCAGGGCCGCAGATTGCCGCCGATCACTATACGCTCGACCCGATGCAGCGCGTTCATTGGGCAGAGATTCACCATCTGATTGACCAAAAACGCTACTTTCTGCTCCACGCCCCCCGCCAGACGGGGAAAACCACCACCCTGCTGGCCATCGTCGAACAGTTGAACGCCGAGGGGCGTTATACCACGCTCTATGTCAACATCGAAGCGGCGCAGACGGCACGAAATCAAGTGGCGATTGGCCATTACACCATCGCCCATGCCATTGCCCGAACGGTACGCCTCACACTGCGCGACGATTCACTGCTGCACTGGCTGGAGGCGCAAACCCATCACGAGGAGAACCATGGGCTGATTCTGAATCTACTGGAGCAGTGGAGTCTGCACCACCCGAAGCCGATTGTGCTGCTGCTCGATGAGGTCGATGCCCTTATTGGCGATACGCTAGTCTCCCTGCTGCGCCAACTGCGCACCGGCTACACCCAACGCCCGCACGCCTTTCCCCACTCGGTGCTGCTCTGCGGCGTGCGCGACTTAAAAGATTACCGCATCCACCAGAGCAGCGGCGACATTATCACCGGTGGCAGCGCCTTTAACATTAAGGCTAAGTCGCTCACGATGGGCAATTTCAACGAAGTCGAATGCCGCCAACTCTATCAGCAGCACACTGAGGCGACCGGCCAGCCCTTTGAAGAGGGCATTTTTGCCGAGTTGTGGCTCGATACCGCCGGACAGCCGTGGCTGGTCAATGCGCTCGGCCATGAGTTGACCTGGGAAGAGGTGGCGTTGCGCGACCGCAGCCAAACCATTACCTTGCAACACTATCAGGCCGCCTGTGAGCGGCTGATTCAATCCCGCGCCACCCACCTCGATCAGTTGTCAGACAAACTGTGTGAACCGCGCGTGCATGGGGTGATAGCACCGATTGTAGCGGGCGAAGGGGATAGCATCCAGCAAGCCGCCGATGACCTGCAATATTGCGAAGATTTAGGGCTGATTCGGCGCCACCCGATGGTCCATATCAGCAACCGCATCTACCAAGAGGTGATTCCACGCGAGCTGTCGATTGTGATGCAGCAGAACATCACCCACCAACAGCAGCAGTGGTACCTCACCGCCGAGCGGCGGCTTGACATGGTCAAACTCCTCAAAGCCTTCCAACACTTCTTCCGCGAGAACGCCGAAAGCTGGATAGAGCGCTTTGACTACAAAGAGGCGGGGCCGCAACTGCTAATGCAGGCCTTTTTGCAGCGGATTATTAACGGCGGCGGGCGGATTCAGCGCGAATATGCCTTAGGCCGTAAGCGCACCGACCTCACTATCGAGTGGTCGCTGGATGAGGCGCAGGGCTTCTTTGGGCCGGTGCAGCGGATAGTGGTCGAGCTAAAACTGCAACGGGGCGATTTAGAAGAGCTCATTGCCAAAGGTATCACCCAGACCCTCGACTATGCCGACGGCTGTGGTGCCGAGGAGTCGCATCTGCTTATCTTCAACCGCGACCCGAAAGTGAGCTGGGAGGAGAAGCTCTGGTACTGCCCCGCACGGGAGAACCAGCCCCATTTATGGGGGTGTTAA
- a CDS encoding ATP-binding protein — MDKFFNTAGPQKAELNYTLPPLMRLNWAELSYLIDSQRYFLLHAPRQTGKTTTLLAMVERLNAEGRYSALYVNIETAQTARNDVGAGIKTICLAIAETVAMDRGDNQLLAWLKQEGSEKTPHQQLQALLNFWCQRSDRPIVLLLDEVDALIGDTLVSLLRQLRTGYTQRPHAFPHSVLLCGVRDLKDYRIHQSSGDIITGGSAFNIKAESLTMGNFNEVECRQLYQQHTEATGQPFEEAIFAELWLDTAGQPWLVNALGHELTWKAVELRDRHQPITLRHYQAARERLIQSRATHLDQLSDKLCEPRVHGVIAPIVAGEGDSIQQAADDLQYCEDLGLIRRHPMIHISNRIYQEVIPRELSIVMQQNITHQQQQWYLTAERRLDMVKLLHGFRHFFRDNAESWVERFDYKEAGPQLLMQAFLQRIINGGGRINREYALGRRRTDLIIEWPVDETAGFWGEVQRVVVELKLQRGDLEQLLAEGCQQTLDYADGCGAEEAHLVIFNRNPKVSWEDKFWYCPAREGLPHRWGC; from the coding sequence ATGGATAAATTTTTTAACACCGCTGGGCCGCAAAAGGCGGAGCTGAACTACACCCTGCCGCCACTTATGCGGCTCAACTGGGCGGAGCTGAGCTATCTTATCGACAGCCAGCGCTACTTTCTGCTCCATGCGCCGCGCCAGACCGGCAAAACCACCACCCTGCTGGCGATGGTCGAGCGGCTCAATGCGGAAGGGCGTTATAGTGCTCTCTATGTCAACATTGAAACGGCGCAGACCGCACGCAATGATGTGGGAGCAGGAATTAAAACCATCTGTCTGGCTATCGCGGAAACCGTGGCGATGGATCGGGGAGACAACCAGCTTCTGGCGTGGTTAAAACAGGAGGGTTCGGAAAAGACACCGCATCAGCAGCTACAAGCCCTGCTCAATTTCTGGTGCCAGCGCAGCGACCGTCCGATAGTCCTGCTACTGGATGAGGTCGATGCCCTCATTGGCGATACGCTAGTCTCCCTGCTGCGGCAACTGCGCACCGGTTATACCCAACGCCCGCACGCCTTTCCCCACTCGGTGCTGCTCTGCGGCGTGCGCGACTTAAAAGATTACCGCATCCACCAGAGCAGTGGCGACATCATCACCGGCGGCAGCGCCTTTAATATCAAAGCCGAATCCCTAACGATGGGCAACTTTAACGAAGTCGAATGCCGTCAGCTCTATCAGCAGCACACTGAGGCGACCGGCCAGCCCTTTGAAGAGGCGATTTTTGCCGAACTGTGGCTCGATACCGCCGGACAGCCGTGGCTTGTCAATGCACTGGGTCACGAACTGACTTGGAAAGCGGTAGAGCTCCGCGACCGCCACCAACCCATCACCCTACGCCACTATCAGGCCGCCCGTGAGCGGCTGATCCAATCCCGCGCCACCCACCTCGATCAGTTATCAGACAAACTGTGTGAACCGCGCGTGCATGGGGTGATAGCACCGATTGTGGCGGGCGAGGGGGATAGCATCCAGCAAGCCGCCGATGACCTGCAATATTGCGAAGATTTAGGGCTGATTCGGCGCCACCCGATGATCCATATCAGCAACCGCATCTACCAAGAGGTGATTCCACGCGAGCTGTCGATTGTGATGCAGCAGAATATCACCCACCAACAGCAGCAGTGGTACCTCACCGCCGAGCGACGGCTCGACATGGTCAAACTGTTGCACGGATTTCGGCACTTTTTTCGCGACAACGCCGAGAGCTGGGTTGAACGGTTTGACTACAAAGAGGCGGGGCCGCAGCTATTAATGCAGGCGTTTTTGCAGCGGATTATCAACGGTGGCGGGCGCATTAACCGTGAATATGCCCTCGGTCGGCGGCGTACCGATCTCATCATTGAGTGGCCGGTGGATGAAACGGCGGGCTTCTGGGGCGAAGTGCAGCGGGTGGTGGTGGAGCTGAAGCTGCAACGGGGCGACTTAGAACAACTACTGGCCGAAGGGTGCCAGCAGACGCTCGATTATGCCGATGGGTGTGGGGCGGAGGAGGCGCATTTAGTGATCTTTAACCGCAATCCTAAGGTCAGTTGGGAGGATAAGTTCTGGTACTGCCCGGCCCGAGAGGGGCTGCCGCACCGGTGGGGGTGTTAA